From Vidua macroura isolate BioBank_ID:100142 chromosome 8, ASM2450914v1, whole genome shotgun sequence, one genomic window encodes:
- the TRUB1 gene encoding pseudouridylate synthase TRUB1 isoform X1 — translation MGATLSTHQRELYIQVKEILREGGEGVPKSSVKNFVLWLFFTFPGISAEEVKKKEFWKGVDMRLTEGIKHGDPSIKGSFMKLFVLIWEVVKSEGTQDADRRGAEAQPSGKSPVFPKSISLHTSPSPSSPRLGGQGGAIHQSQVQGSSQNADRAPGSPKSPRCPRPDGAGHAVRDPIPNPHPDPSFPVINLGFSTAQCSSVPLNPFLCSPGEALPLCWHEMVPALSQQNGGQAFAGISPSPNPFVPFPAFAPNPSSFPADMGAAPSGDGVAPPPSAPPLAGVPSGPLHIPTASSLALPPPATEVSVGSAPQPHGLDSPLPVSHAPPLSFQGPSRSGVGGRGAGTGLRTRSASFSYHLQVSYSAGRENPGWEPLSYESIKELCETQRDFGPKSPCFRGILRATLTSKTLVPADLKRLFSCLLTPSEYKLWERKWKRLAGNLLPEILEGPYSLDFAEEPITLDHLIGEGDWSEARLQARGIPSAVLDMSRGAAERAFLAMPSKEPMLPYTEIKQSVAEPFIDFVERVRAAVESRVEVPEVQDELILEIAFMNANEVCKRIILALPASPRPTLGQIIEECTKKAHLVTEEILKKPRDKVVAPAAAPPKNSTPRKFPSKRQCFHCHQEGHFVAQCPFLGSAPPWAAGGGGRGTPHFKKTKGGARTYLACR, via the coding sequence ATGGGAGCCACACTGTCCACTCACCAGAGAGAACTTTATatccaagttaaagaaatcctaaGGGAGGGGGGTGAAGGTGTTCCTAAAAGTTCAGTTAAGAATTTCGTCCTATGGTTGTTTTTTACCTTCCCGGGAATTTCAGCAgaggaggttaaaaaaaaggagttttggAAGGGAGTTGACATGAGATTAACAGAGGGAATCAAACATGGAGATCCCTCCATCAAGGGTAGTTTTATGAAGCTGTTTGTGTTGATTTGGGAGGTAGTTAAAAGTGAAGGCACGCAAGATGCGGACCGGAGGGGGGCTGAAGCACAACCATCGGGCAAATCCCCAGTTTTCCCTAAATCTATTTCCCTACACacctctccttccccctcttcccctagactgggtgggcaggggggagcAATCCACCAGTCGCAGGTGCAGGGCAGTTCCCAGAACGCggaccgtgctcctggctcccccaagtCCCCCCGGTGCCCTCGCCCTGATGGCGCTGGCCACGCGGTCAGGGACCCTATCCCTAACCCTCACCCCGATCCCTCTTTCCCAGTTATAAATCTTGGtttcagcacagcccagtgcagTTCTGTTCCCCTGAATCCTTTCCTTTGTTCCCCTGGAGAGGCACTGCCGCTGTGCTGGCACGAAATGGTGCCGGCTTTGTCTCAACAAAATGGAGGCCAGGCATTTGCAGGCATTTCTCCTTCCCCTAATCCCTTTGTTCCTTTTCCCGCCTTTGCCCCAaacccctcctccttccctgctgacATGGGTGCCGCCCCTTCTGGTGATGGTGTTGctccccctccctctgctcctccccttGCAGGCGTTCCCTCCGGTCCTCTTCATATTCCCACGGCCTCATCATTGGCCCTGCCCCCTCCAGCCACGGAGGTCTCTGTCGGCTCCGCCCCTCAGCCTCATGGTTTGGACAGCCCCCTTCCTGTTTCCCACGCCCCACCTTTAAGTTTCCAAGGTCCCAGCAGATCCGGGGTGGGGGGTAGGGGAGCGGGGACGGGCTTGCGTACTAGATCAGCCAGTTTTAGCTACCATCTCCAAGTCTCCTACAGTGCGGGAAGGGAAAACCCTGGATGGGAACCCCTTTCCTACGAGTCTATAAAAGAGCTCTGCGAAACCCAAAGAGATTTCGGCCCAAAAAGTCCCTGTTTCAGGGGCATTTTACGAGCAACTCTTACATCAAAAACATTGGTCCCCGCAGACCTTAAACGCCTGTTTAGTTGCTTGCTCACCCCATCTGAATACAAATTATGGGAAAGAAAGTGGAAGAGATTGGCAGGGAATCTCCTCCCGGAGATCTTGGAGGGCCCATATAGCCTTGATTTTGCAGAAGAACCAATCACTTTAGACCACCTTATTGGTGAGGGAGACTGGAGCGAAGCCCGGCTGCAGGCTAGAGGGATTCCAAGTGCAGTGCTGGACATGtccaggggtgcagcagagcgTGCATTCCTGGCCATGCCCAGCAAGGAGCCAATGTTACCTTATACAGAGATTAAACAATCTGTTGCTGAGCCTTTTATAGACTTTGTGGAACGAGTGAGGGCAGCTGTAGAAAGCCGTGTGGAGGTACCGGAAGTCCAGGACGAGCTCATCCTGGAAATTGCCTTCATGAACGCCAATGAAGTGTGCAAAAGAATCATCCTAGCATTACCAGCCTCACCACGACCGACCCTCGGTCAAATAATAGAGGAATGCACAAAGAAAGCACATCTTGTGACAGAAGAGATACTGAAGAAGCCTCGAGACAAAGTGGTTGCCCCAGCTGCTGCGCCTCCAAAGAACTCTACTCCAAGGAAGTTTCCATCTAAgcgccagtgcttccactgccatCAGGAGGGACATTTTGTAGCCCAATGTCCATTTTTGGGGAGTGCACCACCATGGGCTGCGGGAGGCGGGGGGAGGGGAACCCCACATTTCAAAAAAACTAAAGGGGGAGCGCGGACCTACCTCGCATGTAGATAA